One genomic window of Fusibacter sp. A1 includes the following:
- a CDS encoding transglycosylase domain-containing protein: MSQYTKKNMKKKKLNRLVMFLIYTFFLVIVLGVIAAGTVLQLVQSIIAETPPITNYDIYELLEENSVIYDINGVQFEKVSDGGVRTIIPYEDIDKDIIDAFVAVEDKTFFEHDGFNFVRLVGAVIEALKNDTSPSGTSTITQQYARNMYLADTRFDKGQEGFIRKIKEAHYATDLEEHLSKEQIIASYLNTIELGANVQGIQAATQRYFSKDADDVDYIEAAILAGIPKASSRYAPFTIIDKNDVTDGHYVLGEHADEYAIVFNENMLERFKVVLYAMKTNSVITKEQYDYALDYATSYKIIERFVPGAFRNEDISSYFADMVKEDVLGALIEEKNITKLEAERMLYGAGLQIYSTLDLELQKKVEAAYNSDDFNPTFDAATRRAVVAFQKKYSLGTDGIVGPDTLNKLAELGLIERDKFLKENYWEWMIEDEIVLLKQALEKEGLLFRTVANLPVIEAYRDKSRNILHLIENENDDVIGSIISLNDLDTLVNANAELVVNPNDYYFDNDGNLVLKHSKAFNFYRVFNADGTEKGIDLFIKDAYRSDPTFETRLLGAKEFYDEKVSIQEMYIFKGKTIKIGYEYKSFDRRRNIVIDKSFFEINPTFYTIGESGELLINKVFYNISSTGVIQPQSAMVVIDYRTGELRALVGGRNIAGQRVYNRALNPRQPGSSIKPLGVYIPALDSGLTTSTVFDDVPHYDNKGKRWPKNWYEHQAYKYWGIMTMREAIEMSNNVIAVKVADRLGVDLLIPYLQKFGISTLDLEGPVHDRNLSAVALGGMSVGTTPLDMAGAYGAIANGGTRNETITFTKVTDKYGKVILENVPEKTFVVEENVAFLMHDMLQSGARVGLAKTAAIRENNEGIPIAGKTGTTSSKHDAWFIGYTGYYAASVWIGNDVQVPLSQGSTIAAKFWKGAMQSIHEDLADKGFKSYEEVGLVTMEVDSKSGKIPTPLSYRDPEGSTVITELFIPGTEPTEYDDIHKESIYCSESNRLITPYCPESTYISVVTRTRVDPGYYSFAIKDNIYMAPRYGSATDFDYAAYTNNPNSPYCFIHTGVVRTAQTTVSILGNIGTTDLADGQKLTTESIIITTIHKAVYNVDAGSRINNQGTIVTTENIVIYPWQIESYTRK, encoded by the coding sequence ATGAGTCAGTATACGAAAAAGAACATGAAAAAGAAAAAGTTGAATCGGTTGGTGATGTTTTTAATCTATACTTTCTTTCTGGTAATCGTTTTAGGAGTGATCGCTGCAGGGACCGTGCTTCAACTTGTGCAGAGCATTATTGCTGAGACGCCGCCGATTACGAATTACGATATCTACGAGCTTCTCGAAGAGAACTCGGTGATTTACGATATCAACGGTGTTCAGTTTGAAAAGGTGTCTGACGGCGGAGTGAGAACGATCATACCCTATGAGGACATCGATAAGGACATCATAGATGCCTTTGTCGCTGTTGAGGACAAGACCTTTTTTGAACATGATGGTTTCAATTTTGTCAGACTGGTAGGTGCGGTGATTGAAGCGCTAAAAAATGATACAAGTCCTTCCGGGACATCGACCATCACACAGCAGTATGCAAGGAACATGTACCTTGCGGATACTCGATTTGATAAGGGCCAGGAGGGCTTTATCAGAAAAATCAAAGAAGCCCACTACGCGACCGATCTTGAAGAACATCTGTCAAAGGAACAGATCATCGCCTCTTATCTAAACACAATCGAATTAGGAGCAAATGTTCAGGGAATTCAGGCCGCGACCCAGCGCTATTTTTCAAAAGACGCCGACGATGTAGACTACATCGAAGCGGCTATTCTAGCTGGGATTCCTAAGGCCAGTTCCAGATATGCGCCCTTTACGATAATCGATAAAAACGATGTGACAGACGGCCACTATGTGCTTGGCGAGCATGCGGACGAGTATGCGATAGTCTTCAATGAGAACATGCTAGAGCGCTTTAAGGTAGTGTTATATGCGATGAAAACCAATAGCGTGATTACCAAAGAGCAATATGATTATGCGCTAGACTATGCGACAAGCTATAAGATCATCGAACGATTTGTACCGGGAGCCTTTAGAAACGAAGACATCTCTTCTTATTTTGCAGATATGGTCAAGGAAGATGTGTTAGGGGCGCTGATAGAAGAAAAGAACATTACAAAGCTAGAGGCTGAAAGAATGCTCTATGGAGCAGGGCTTCAGATCTATTCGACACTTGATCTTGAGTTGCAAAAAAAGGTGGAAGCCGCGTACAATTCTGACGATTTCAATCCTACCTTTGACGCAGCCACAAGACGTGCTGTTGTCGCATTTCAAAAAAAATATAGTCTGGGTACCGATGGAATCGTCGGTCCGGACACACTTAATAAACTTGCAGAGCTTGGACTGATCGAAAGGGATAAGTTTTTAAAAGAAAACTATTGGGAATGGATGATAGAAGATGAAATCGTCCTTTTAAAGCAGGCGCTAGAAAAAGAAGGGTTATTGTTCAGGACGGTGGCTAATTTGCCTGTCATTGAAGCCTATAGGGATAAATCCAGAAACATTCTGCATCTGATAGAAAATGAGAATGACGATGTCATCGGGTCGATCATCAGTCTGAACGATCTTGACACGCTGGTCAATGCGAATGCAGAACTTGTTGTTAATCCTAACGATTACTATTTTGACAATGACGGCAATCTTGTTTTAAAACACAGCAAGGCCTTCAACTTTTATAGGGTCTTCAATGCGGATGGAACAGAAAAGGGAATCGACCTCTTCATTAAAGACGCCTATCGATCGGATCCGACCTTTGAAACACGGCTACTTGGGGCAAAGGAATTCTACGATGAAAAAGTTTCGATCCAGGAGATGTACATTTTTAAAGGAAAAACCATAAAAATAGGATACGAATACAAGTCCTTTGATAGACGAAGAAATATCGTGATTGATAAGTCTTTTTTTGAAATCAATCCTACCTTTTATACAATCGGAGAAAGCGGCGAACTCCTGATCAATAAGGTGTTTTACAATATTTCAAGTACCGGTGTGATTCAACCCCAGTCTGCGATGGTGGTGATCGATTACCGTACTGGTGAGCTGCGAGCCCTTGTGGGTGGCAGAAACATCGCCGGGCAGCGAGTGTACAACAGGGCGCTTAATCCTAGACAACCAGGATCTTCAATCAAACCCTTAGGTGTCTATATACCGGCACTTGATAGTGGATTGACCACATCTACCGTATTTGACGATGTGCCCCATTATGACAACAAGGGTAAAAGATGGCCTAAGAACTGGTATGAGCATCAGGCATACAAGTACTGGGGTATCATGACCATGCGTGAAGCGATTGAGATGTCCAACAATGTAATCGCTGTCAAGGTTGCTGATCGTCTTGGAGTGGATCTTCTGATACCTTACTTGCAAAAGTTTGGAATATCGACGCTCGACCTCGAAGGACCGGTTCATGACAGAAATCTATCGGCTGTCGCCTTAGGTGGCATGTCGGTGGGCACGACACCGCTTGATATGGCAGGTGCATACGGTGCGATAGCAAACGGAGGAACACGAAACGAAACCATCACCTTCACCAAGGTCACGGACAAATACGGAAAGGTGATTCTTGAGAACGTTCCAGAAAAGACCTTTGTGGTTGAAGAGAATGTCGCATTTTTGATGCATGACATGCTGCAATCGGGAGCGCGCGTAGGTCTAGCCAAAACCGCGGCTATCAGAGAAAACAACGAAGGAATCCCCATTGCGGGTAAGACCGGTACGACATCCAGCAAACACGATGCGTGGTTTATCGGTTATACAGGCTACTACGCTGCGAGCGTCTGGATAGGAAACGATGTGCAGGTACCGCTTTCTCAGGGGTCCACAATCGCAGCTAAGTTTTGGAAGGGAGCGATGCAGTCCATTCATGAGGACCTTGCGGACAAAGGGTTCAAATCGTATGAAGAGGTGGGGCTTGTCACCATGGAAGTCGACAGTAAATCAGGTAAGATTCCAACTCCGCTAAGTTATAGAGACCCTGAAGGCAGTACGGTTATCACCGAACTCTTCATACCCGGTACAGAACCCACAGAGTATGATGATATTCACAAGGAATCGATCTACTGCAGCGAGAGCAACAGGCTGATTACGCCCTACTGTCCAGAAAGCACTTATATATCGGTGGTGACCCGCACAAGGGTCGATCCAGGCTACTATTCTTTCGCAATAAAGGACAATATCTATATGGCCCCAAGGTATGGGTCTGCTACTGACTTTGACTATGCAGCCTATACGAATAATCCAAACTCACCTTATTGCTTTATTCACACTGGAGTGGTCAGAACCGCTCAAACGACGGTTTCCATACTTGGCAACATCGGCACAACAGACCTTGCCGACGGACAAAAGCTAACCACCGAATCCATCATCATCACAACCATTCATAAAGCCGTGTACAACGTGGATGCAGGCTCCAGAATCAACAACCAGGGTACCATAGTCACTACAGAAAACATCGTGATCTACCCATGGCAAATCGAAAGCTATACACGCAAATGA
- a CDS encoding HD-GYP domain-containing protein, whose product MIRTFNQENQKVIHEIVATVNTIKLYTLGHPQIDIFVDKLYETIQLIFFTESELTILIIDGEVVVNSRLLPDLGSVSRNFVEVLRKKGIERLTFIRGVTREELLAVFKEMVSPEVKEFGKYDRIRLGKLAIEDWDKEYIREDAAIDYDRIFEKSTLDLKSLYANIQFTKQLTKTDEKEARFLAVNFIKTFNQISNPMEYLASIKTEDEYTFVHTTNVALLTMKLADNLGFTGQHLVDITLAALMHDIGKMTISSEILNKKGSLDDDELAIIQSHPIRGAQYICKQNEMNKLTMLVALEHHIRYDGAGYPNLGERWNTNIVSQMVSVCDVYDALRSNRPYRGPMSHHEIREILIKDSGTVFNPVLVTKFLDMIEKTYSPS is encoded by the coding sequence ATGATTAGAACATTCAATCAAGAAAATCAAAAGGTCATTCACGAGATCGTAGCGACGGTGAATACGATCAAGCTCTATACGCTCGGGCATCCTCAGATCGATATCTTCGTTGACAAGCTATACGAGACGATCCAGTTGATCTTCTTTACAGAATCGGAGCTAACGATCCTGATCATAGACGGAGAGGTCGTCGTAAACTCAAGATTGCTTCCTGATCTTGGATCTGTGAGCCGTAACTTTGTAGAAGTGTTAAGAAAAAAAGGGATAGAGAGGCTGACCTTCATAAGAGGGGTCACTCGGGAAGAGCTGTTAGCCGTATTTAAAGAGATGGTGTCGCCGGAGGTTAAGGAGTTTGGCAAGTACGATCGGATTAGGTTGGGAAAACTGGCGATTGAAGATTGGGATAAGGAATATATCCGAGAAGATGCAGCGATCGACTACGACAGGATCTTTGAAAAATCAACGCTTGATCTCAAATCACTTTATGCCAATATTCAGTTCACAAAACAACTTACCAAGACAGATGAGAAAGAGGCAAGGTTCTTGGCTGTCAATTTTATTAAGACCTTCAATCAAATCAGTAATCCTATGGAATATCTGGCGTCGATCAAGACAGAGGATGAATACACCTTTGTACACACGACAAATGTCGCCCTCCTGACGATGAAGCTTGCCGATAACTTGGGGTTTACAGGGCAACACCTTGTGGACATCACCCTAGCGGCACTGATGCACGACATTGGAAAAATGACGATATCCTCTGAAATCCTCAACAAAAAAGGCAGCTTAGACGACGATGAACTCGCAATCATTCAGAGTCACCCTATCAGAGGCGCCCAGTATATCTGTAAACAGAACGAGATGAACAAGCTGACGATGCTCGTGGCGCTTGAGCATCATATCAGATACGACGGTGCTGGTTATCCTAATCTTGGTGAGCGCTGGAACACAAATATCGTCAGTCAGATGGTAAGCGTGTGTGATGTGTACGATGCACTCAGAAGCAATCGACCCTACCGTGGGCCCATGAGCCATCATGAAATAAGGGAGATACTGATTAAAGACAGCGGAACCGTCTTTAATCCTGTTCTTGTAACTAAGTTTTTAGATATGATTGAAAAAACATATTCACCTTCATAA
- a CDS encoding HEAT repeat domain-containing protein: MTDVNKDFANKSKFELSELMNLIQGLMILEKNTGMYPEGHSAIDSVSERLFVLLDEFFTRSPVISITAIKNRLIINDMELALKQAGLQEFALFLSQRGIHTLLLKKGLQAKELQSFYRLVLEVSPKTVLEEYPLVEEQIKSLEYVSISEMDLSVVSYDDDSTGSADMARADKTSLWERLIRGQLSQEQIANNYTHILDECYHRSKQGGQLVDKKKVFETISKMFPEFTSELKEVILSTSFEKLNGFSEEFELDEFINAISIEMTQAFLEHASRQNKEISPALIKLISAFSQTDKQKRKGAAKPGEEPSIHYKQIEKLFERELYEDYVPDEYGEILSDIRLGDSREIEIDKESFDAEGYIEALDSSYVNKRVVGAILKLIDGELDQQAFYDFVTDIAGMLQGFLHEAEYALLLHIHHVLHRHNIQSEDQNRSLAIAFVLNAYSELAFTSQLKADYQGLLKSKTFGAGFDELNELIVLSGKKNLTWLLDCFLEATTDIERQKVFDLVVNFGNSASIAALDKIGEVSDEQIPILLRVVEVGWDHAISARLRELLESHELEVRIAVIDLFLRHHDRYAITTLKELLDSKKMEEAVQALALIRACAINEMAPHLAEMIKVFYVSDDSLRLNRELLDTLASLKEIEVLPTLEKIARHNVSLTLKNLKKTQLHLYGTLKSYPRESIQSMLEYCLNVRDENIRTLCEQLNDKV; encoded by the coding sequence TTGACTGATGTGAATAAGGACTTTGCTAATAAAAGTAAGTTTGAATTATCTGAGCTTATGAACCTAATACAAGGTCTGATGATACTCGAAAAAAATACAGGCATGTATCCTGAAGGACACAGCGCAATTGATAGCGTCAGTGAACGCTTATTTGTTTTATTGGATGAGTTTTTTACAAGGTCTCCTGTGATCAGCATTACTGCAATTAAAAACAGGTTGATCATCAACGATATGGAGCTTGCTTTAAAACAGGCGGGTCTTCAGGAGTTCGCTCTTTTTCTCAGCCAGCGCGGCATTCACACCCTGCTATTAAAAAAAGGGCTGCAAGCAAAAGAACTTCAGTCGTTTTACCGTCTTGTACTTGAAGTATCACCTAAAACCGTACTTGAAGAATATCCGCTTGTAGAAGAACAGATCAAGTCGCTTGAGTATGTATCCATCAGCGAAATGGACCTTAGTGTTGTCTCGTATGATGACGATTCGACAGGAAGCGCTGACATGGCAAGAGCTGATAAAACATCCCTATGGGAACGGCTCATTAGGGGACAGCTGTCACAAGAGCAGATAGCGAATAATTACACTCATATCTTGGACGAGTGCTATCATAGGTCAAAGCAAGGCGGTCAACTGGTAGATAAGAAGAAAGTGTTTGAAACGATCAGTAAAATGTTCCCTGAGTTTACCAGCGAGCTTAAGGAAGTCATCCTTTCGACGTCCTTTGAAAAACTAAATGGTTTTAGCGAAGAGTTCGAGCTTGATGAGTTTATCAACGCAATTTCTATAGAAATGACTCAGGCTTTTCTTGAGCATGCGAGTCGTCAGAACAAGGAGATCTCACCGGCACTCATAAAACTGATAAGCGCGTTCTCGCAAACGGACAAGCAAAAGCGAAAAGGAGCAGCTAAGCCGGGGGAGGAACCAAGTATCCATTATAAACAGATAGAAAAGCTTTTTGAAAGAGAACTTTATGAGGACTATGTACCTGATGAATATGGTGAGATCCTTAGTGACATAAGACTCGGCGACAGCCGCGAAATTGAAATTGATAAGGAGTCGTTTGATGCAGAGGGCTACATCGAGGCGCTTGATTCATCCTATGTGAACAAGCGTGTTGTCGGTGCCATTTTGAAACTTATAGATGGCGAACTCGATCAGCAGGCTTTTTATGATTTTGTAACGGATATCGCAGGGATGCTGCAAGGTTTTCTTCATGAGGCAGAATATGCCCTGCTTCTCCATATCCACCATGTACTCCATCGGCATAACATTCAAAGCGAAGACCAGAACAGAAGCCTTGCCATCGCGTTTGTCTTAAACGCTTATTCCGAACTCGCGTTTACGAGTCAACTCAAAGCTGATTATCAGGGTTTACTTAAAAGTAAGACCTTTGGTGCAGGTTTTGATGAGCTGAACGAGCTGATTGTACTGAGTGGTAAGAAGAATCTGACATGGCTTCTTGACTGCTTTTTAGAGGCTACAACTGATATTGAACGACAGAAGGTTTTTGATCTTGTCGTCAACTTCGGCAATAGCGCTTCGATAGCAGCGCTTGATAAGATAGGCGAGGTAAGCGATGAGCAAATTCCAATACTTCTACGAGTGGTCGAAGTCGGATGGGACCATGCCATTAGTGCGAGGCTTAGGGAACTGCTGGAGAGTCATGAGCTTGAGGTGCGGATCGCTGTTATCGACCTATTTTTAAGACATCATGACAGGTATGCGATTACCACGCTTAAGGAGTTGCTGGACTCTAAAAAAATGGAAGAGGCAGTGCAGGCGCTAGCCCTGATTCGAGCATGTGCGATAAACGAAATGGCTCCCCATTTAGCGGAGATGATCAAGGTATTTTATGTCTCTGACGACTCCCTAAGGCTTAATAGAGAGCTACTCGACACGCTTGCCAGTCTCAAGGAAATCGAGGTATTGCCTACGCTTGAAAAGATCGCGCGCCACAATGTCTCATTAACCCTAAAAAACTTGAAAAAGACACAGCTACACCTTTACGGCACTTTAAAGTCCTACCCGCGAGAAAGCATTCAAAGTATGCTGGAGTATTGCTTGAATGTACGAGATGAGAACATCAGAACCCTATGCGAACAGTTAAACGACAAGGTGTAA
- a CDS encoding NAD(P)-dependent oxidoreductase: MSRHEILEAKRCLQCKNALCIKGCPVSTDIPAFISYFKNNRILEAGKLLFENNPLSVVCSLICPHERQCEGYCVLNKKEQPIHISSIENYISDYYLTVMDYQIKAKNSEQVAIIGAGPAGLTIAMTLAIKGYQITIFEANDKIGGVLRYGVPEFRLPKSILDRIHDKLIALGVVIRPNTLIGPNLTLDNLFEDGYDAVFIGTGVWKPNKLKIKGESLGNVHYGLDYLKNPNVYALGDNVCVIGAGNAAMDVARTALRNGSRNVSIVYRKELEQMPANEQDRLYAQADGVKFEFNKLPVELTREGIKYIKTYSTEDSDGALIWHEDPSSTGMIEASSIIIAVSQGPRDNIVSNTKDIGTNKYGLVITDDAGRTTREGVFASGDVVTGAMTVVEAVKYSKLTSNAIEEYLTNKTTS; encoded by the coding sequence ATGAGTCGTCATGAAATTTTAGAAGCCAAGCGTTGCCTGCAGTGTAAAAACGCGTTATGTATAAAGGGTTGTCCTGTTTCTACCGATATACCCGCGTTTATCAGCTATTTTAAAAACAACCGGATCCTAGAGGCCGGCAAGCTTTTATTCGAGAACAATCCCCTTTCAGTGGTTTGTTCACTGATCTGCCCTCACGAGCGCCAATGTGAAGGTTACTGCGTACTGAATAAAAAAGAGCAACCAATCCATATCAGTTCAATTGAGAATTACATATCAGACTACTACCTGACGGTCATGGACTACCAGATCAAGGCGAAAAATTCAGAACAGGTCGCAATCATCGGAGCAGGACCTGCCGGACTCACCATTGCCATGACCCTGGCGATCAAGGGCTATCAGATCACCATCTTTGAGGCAAACGACAAAATCGGCGGTGTTTTAAGATATGGCGTTCCTGAATTCAGGCTGCCAAAATCCATTCTAGACCGTATCCACGATAAGTTGATCGCACTTGGTGTTGTGATAAGACCAAATACGCTCATCGGGCCCAACCTCACCCTCGACAATCTTTTTGAAGACGGATATGATGCAGTGTTCATCGGCACAGGCGTGTGGAAACCCAATAAGCTGAAAATCAAGGGCGAATCGCTAGGTAACGTCCACTATGGACTGGATTACCTTAAGAACCCCAATGTGTATGCCCTTGGAGACAATGTCTGTGTCATAGGCGCTGGTAATGCTGCGATGGATGTGGCACGTACAGCGCTTAGAAACGGCAGTCGAAACGTTAGCATTGTCTACCGCAAAGAGCTTGAGCAAATGCCTGCCAATGAGCAGGATCGATTATACGCTCAGGCAGATGGAGTCAAGTTCGAGTTCAATAAGCTCCCTGTTGAATTGACGCGGGAAGGAATCAAGTACATCAAGACCTATTCCACAGAGGATAGCGATGGAGCCTTGATTTGGCATGAAGATCCTTCAAGCACCGGGATGATTGAAGCAAGCTCGATCATTATCGCAGTCAGCCAAGGACCACGAGACAATATCGTTTCAAACACAAAAGACATCGGCACCAATAAATACGGACTGGTGATCACGGATGATGCAGGTCGTACCACTCGCGAAGGCGTATTTGCATCTGGTGATGTGGTGACTGGCGCTATGACCGTAGTCGAAGCTGTAAAATATTCAAAACTTACCTCAAATGCAATCGAGGAATATTTAACAAATAAAACTACAAGCTAG
- a CDS encoding pyridoxal phosphate-dependent aminotransferase, protein MSKPILSSHFESRKPSDVRLAQMKYDERKVKPEAVINVGIGNVSLPTNPAMMKRMFELNAPGSPFENGVVRYSGTAGTLECQDAFKNILKCEGFDTSKLHVQVTDGGSAGMELLLIGVCGPAGSDEKPLMMIDPAYTNYISFAERLGRKTVTVKRQLSEDGNFDLPELSKIEESIKANNPGALLVIPYDNPTGQLYDHNTLVDLAKLCVKYNMWMISDEAYRELYYEEGKDLVSIWGLTDAEAPGIEGRRISIETASKVWNACGLRIGAVITDSAEFNNRSVAEYTANLCANVIGQYIFGALAHETKEQIAAWSSEIRGYYKEHILKAYHGFKSLEPGLIVSSPDASIYTVLDVRNIVKPGFDAIDFVLYCAQEGSVVVDGVETTLLVAPMKGFYDIKAGEVNPGSTQFRISFVETPENMAKIPYLFVELLRQFEAQR, encoded by the coding sequence ATGAGTAAACCAATTCTTTCATCTCACTTTGAGTCAAGAAAACCATCGGACGTGAGATTAGCACAAATGAAATATGACGAGCGTAAAGTCAAGCCTGAAGCTGTTATCAACGTAGGTATAGGTAACGTATCACTTCCGACTAATCCGGCTATGATGAAAAGAATGTTTGAACTTAACGCACCGGGTAGTCCGTTTGAAAATGGCGTTGTGAGATATTCAGGTACTGCAGGTACACTTGAATGCCAGGATGCATTTAAGAACATTCTAAAATGCGAAGGTTTTGATACGAGCAAGTTGCACGTTCAGGTTACTGACGGTGGCTCTGCCGGAATGGAGCTTTTACTTATCGGAGTTTGCGGACCTGCAGGTTCGGATGAAAAACCACTGATGATGATTGATCCCGCTTACACGAACTATATTTCTTTTGCTGAAAGATTAGGACGAAAAACAGTCACTGTTAAACGTCAGTTAAGTGAAGACGGTAATTTTGATTTGCCTGAACTTAGTAAAATTGAAGAATCGATTAAAGCGAATAATCCAGGAGCACTTCTTGTTATTCCTTATGATAACCCAACTGGTCAGCTATATGACCACAATACTCTAGTTGATCTTGCCAAGCTTTGTGTTAAATACAACATGTGGATGATCAGCGACGAGGCATATAGAGAGCTTTACTATGAAGAAGGTAAGGATCTTGTGAGTATTTGGGGTCTTACAGATGCCGAAGCACCAGGAATCGAAGGCAGAAGAATCAGTATCGAGACAGCATCGAAGGTTTGGAACGCTTGCGGTCTTAGAATCGGCGCTGTGATTACCGATAGCGCTGAGTTCAACAACCGTTCTGTTGCAGAATACACTGCGAACCTTTGTGCTAACGTCATCGGCCAATATATCTTTGGTGCCCTTGCTCATGAGACAAAAGAGCAAATCGCTGCTTGGAGCAGTGAGATCAGAGGATACTATAAGGAACACATCCTTAAAGCTTATCATGGATTCAAATCGCTTGAGCCTGGCTTAATCGTATCTAGTCCTGACGCTTCGATCTATACGGTTCTTGATGTGAGAAACATCGTAAAACCTGGTTTTGATGCGATCGATTTCGTACTTTACTGTGCACAAGAAGGTTCTGTAGTGGTTGATGGTGTAGAAACTACGTTACTTGTGGCTCCTATGAAAGGCTTCTATGACATTAAGGCTGGAGAAGTGAATCCAGGAAGCACGCAGTTTAGAATCTCCTTTGTTGAAACACCTGAGAATATGGCTAAGATTCCATATCTGTTTGTTGAATTGTTAAGACAGTTTGAAGCACAAAGATAA
- a CDS encoding response regulator codes for MMNVFCYVESKMLTMMLHDYFSKASITSQFFDKEYLKVHGLDLSKPDFVVVDMTLFTIENSELVQIVKENFGYSTDLIVLTEEVERSDNRSSEVFYVSATSRMELADGFNEAIEIRKENLIKLHDEFNEIKKKKRVLVVDDSELHHEHLKNIFMNTEFELEHAFNGEEAIALVNRDVPSLIITDFEMPKMNGVELCSAIRKTKYGYALPIILGTSYTSETIQRDTFNAGADDFICKPFVKEELLNKVNSYFGKDKRIEKILIVDDSEMIRKILQHALVKIGYTVIEAKDGVEGYNSACKYKPDIIVTDLTMDKMSGYEMIEKIRQTPAISETPCLVVSSMSTEYDKKLAEKLGISKYFVKPFKVDYLLLEIEHLFLEKYRELALENEFLLDTINTLICALEARDKYTQGHSERVTRYACLIAEKMNLDENEIKIIEAASKLHDIGKIGIRDELLLKPSKLSELEFNLIKNHTIIGKSILGASKTFREVVPIMYYHHERVDGKGYPEGLSGEDIPLGARIIAVADSFDAMTSNRPYRNNLCVDRALKILIDNVDTQFCRKCVEAFLLINPERLNRIKMGLE; via the coding sequence ATGATGAATGTATTTTGTTATGTTGAATCAAAAATGCTAACCATGATGTTACATGACTATTTTAGTAAAGCCAGCATCACGAGTCAATTCTTCGATAAGGAATACTTGAAGGTACATGGACTGGACCTGAGTAAACCAGATTTTGTTGTGGTGGATATGACCCTGTTTACTATAGAAAATTCTGAACTTGTTCAAATTGTAAAAGAAAACTTCGGGTATTCAACCGATTTGATTGTTTTGACTGAAGAGGTGGAAAGGTCTGATAATAGGAGCAGTGAAGTCTTTTATGTGAGTGCGACTTCTAGAATGGAACTGGCTGACGGATTTAATGAGGCGATAGAGATCAGAAAGGAAAACCTTATTAAATTGCATGATGAGTTCAATGAGATAAAGAAGAAAAAGCGGGTATTGGTCGTGGACGACAGTGAGCTGCACCATGAGCATCTGAAAAACATCTTTATGAACACCGAATTCGAGCTCGAGCATGCCTTTAACGGCGAAGAGGCCATTGCACTGGTTAACCGAGATGTGCCCAGCCTTATCATCACTGACTTTGAGATGCCTAAGATGAACGGAGTAGAGCTTTGTAGCGCGATTAGAAAAACCAAATACGGTTACGCGCTGCCGATCATACTTGGAACCAGTTATACGAGTGAGACAATTCAGCGGGATACCTTTAATGCCGGTGCGGATGACTTTATTTGCAAACCATTTGTCAAAGAGGAGCTGCTCAACAAGGTGAACAGTTATTTTGGCAAGGATAAGAGAATTGAAAAGATACTCATTGTGGATGACAGTGAGATGATCAGAAAAATACTGCAGCACGCGCTTGTCAAAATCGGATATACCGTCATTGAAGCGAAAGATGGAGTAGAGGGATATAACAGTGCCTGCAAGTACAAACCAGATATCATCGTGACGGACCTTACGATGGATAAGATGAGCGGATACGAGATGATAGAGAAAATCAGGCAAACACCTGCGATCTCAGAAACACCTTGCCTTGTTGTGAGTTCGATGTCTACCGAATACGATAAAAAGCTTGCCGAAAAGTTAGGTATAAGCAAGTATTTTGTAAAACCTTTTAAGGTGGATTACCTTCTTTTGGAGATTGAACATCTCTTTCTTGAAAAATACCGTGAACTCGCACTTGAAAACGAGTTTCTCTTAGATACGATCAATACGTTGATATGCGCTCTGGAAGCTCGTGACAAGTACACCCAGGGCCATTCTGAGCGTGTGACTCGATATGCATGTCTCATTGCTGAAAAGATGAATCTTGATGAAAACGAGATAAAGATTATTGAAGCGGCATCTAAACTTCATGATATCGGTAAAATTGGTATCAGGGACGAGCTGCTTTTAAAACCGAGCAAACTGAGCGAGCTAGAGTTCAACCTGATTAAAAATCATACGATTATCGGAAAATCCATTTTGGGTGCGTCGAAAACGTTTAGAGAGGTTGTACCGATCATGTATTATCATCATGAGAGAGTTGATGGTAAGGGCTACCCCGAAGGGCTGTCTGGTGAGGACATACCGCTTGGGGCAAGGATCATCGCCGTCGCCGACTCCTTTGACGCGATGACATCGAACAGACCCTATAGGAACAACTTATGTGTGGATAGGGCCTTAAAAATATTGATTGATAATGTGGATACACAATTTTGTCGAAAGTGCGTGGAGGCATTTCTACTCATCAATCCCGAACGCCTTAACCGGATAAAAATGGGACTGGAATAG